A window of Heliomicrobium undosum genomic DNA:
TTGTGTGTGGATCAATCCCGGGTGGGCCACGATAGGCACCCCGCCGGCAGCCCGGATCATCTCCACACCCTGGTCAAAGCTGTTACAATCGTATTTTACGTGGGCCAGCCCGTCGCGGGAGAGATAGAGGCGGATGAATTCCTGAGCGGGGTGGGTCAACAGGCCGCCCAGGTGCAAGGCGTGGACGATGTGTCCCTTGCTGATGGCGCCCCGCGGGTGAGCGATGGACACTACGTCTTCCCAGGCAAGAGGGATGCCCAGTTTTTGCAGGTTTCGAACCGTCTGCTCGGCAACGATATTGCGTGCCTGACGGAGTTCGGCCAGTCGCTCCAGGAAAGGACCGTCGGTCAGGTCCATGCCGTAGCCGAGCAGGTGGATTTCATCGCCTGCGTATGTGACGAGCAGTTCCACGCCGGGGATGACGCGGATGCCCTTTTTTTCCGCAGCGCCGGTGATTTCTAGACAACCCTCG
This region includes:
- a CDS encoding PHP domain-containing protein, translating into MTIDLHLHTKVSDGLHSPMEILDMAVQAGLTTLSITDHESIEGCLEITGAAEKKGIRVIPGVELLVTYAGDEIHLLGYGMDLTDGPFLERLAELRQARNIVAEQTVRNLQKLGIPLAWEDVVSIAHPRGAISKGHIVHALHLGGLLTHPAQEFIRLYLSRDGLAHVKYDCNSFDQGVEMIRAAGGVPIVAHPGLIHTQSLLPELLLRPDVGLEVFYGYYGPNRERWIEDYRRIAEEKNLVMTGGTDYHGPFAPFKPGSVPVPEWVVPDLDRAIMMAKQSRQAAGV